A region of the Neomicrococcus lactis genome:
AGCCGTCTTGGGCATCCGCGCGATCACCGCGAAGTGGCCCAACCTGCCGCAGGTCGCAGTATTCGACACCGCTTTCCACCGCACGCTTCCCGAGCACGTCTGGCGTTACGCAGTTCCCGACGAGCTGTACTCGAAGTTCGGCGTCCGACGCTACGGCTTCCACGGCACTAGCCACGACCTCGTGACCGGTCTGGCCGCGGACTACCTGGACGTGGAACGAGAGAACTTCAACGCCGTCATCTGCCATCTCGGCAACGGCGCCTCCGTGACTGCCATCAAGGGCGGCGTTTCCGTTGATACGTCCATGGGCTACACACCGCTCGAAGGCTTGGTCATGGGCACTCGTTCGGGCGACCTCGACGCGTCGATCGTCACGCAGCTCATCATGCGCGAAGAGTTCACGGCCGAGGAAATGGACACTCTCCTCAATAAGAAGTCGGGACTGTTGGCGCTGGCTGGGGACTCAGACATGCGCGCCGTGACTGATCGCGTAGGGCAGGGCGACGAGCAAGCCGAGCTCGCCCTGACGGCAGCCGCCTACCGACTCTCCAAGTACATCGCTGGATACCACGTGGCCGTCGGCGGCGCTCAGGCCATCGTCTTCACTGCAGGCATTGGTGAAAACTCGATCGTCTTCCGCGAGCGCGTGTGCAAGCCGCTTGAGGTACTCGGCGCGAAGCTCGATCCCGAACTGAACGCCATCCGCTCCCCCGAGGTTCGCCGCATCTCCACTGAGGACTCCGCCATCACCATCCTGGTGGCGCCGACCAACGAAGAGGCCGCCATCGCCGGAGCTACAGCGGAGCTCATCGCGTAGATCGCGTAAGTCGCGTAAGTCGCAGGACACTCGCCGGGTGAGCTACGTCACGAACAAATGAATTTTCAGGCAGAATGGACGAATGACCCAGTCGTCCAATCATTTTTCGCACGATTCCTACGGATCCAACGACTCGGCTCTTCAAGCCCCAACGTTGCTTGAGATCCGCGACCTCGACGTGAGTTTCTCGACGACTTACGGCGAAGTGAAAGCTGTCCAGGGCGCGTCCCTGACGGTGAAGAAGGGTCAGACGGTAGCAATCGTCGGCGAATCAGGATCCGGTAAGTCGACAACAGCGATGGCGGCCATTGGCTTACTCGCCGGCTCAGGTCGCATCACTGGCGGCTCGATCACTCTCGACGGTCAAGAGCTCACTTCGCTCCCTGAGGCCAAGATGCGTGCCATTCGTGGCCGCGACATCGGCATGGTCCCGCAGGACCCCATGTCCAACCTGAATCCGGTCACGAAGATCGGCAGCCAGATCGCCGAAACGCTCTTGGTCCACAAACTTGCGACCCCGAAAAACGTCAAGGAAAAGGTCTTCGAAACCCTGCGTTCGGCCGGTATCCCGAACCCTGAGAAGCGTGCGGACCAGTACCCTCACGAACTTTCCGGCGGTCTGCGCCAGCGTGCGCTCATCGCGATTGGCCTGGCATGCAACCCGCGCTTACTCATTGCCGACGAACCCACGTCCGCGCTTGACGTGACGGTTCAGCAGACCATCCTCGACCAGATCCAGTCCATGACCAAAGAGCTTGGAACCTCGGTCCTGCTCATCACCCACGACCTCGGCCTCGCCGCAGAGCGTGCTTCTGAGCTCGTGGTGATGCACCGCGGCAAGGTCGTCGAGACCGGCCCAGCGCAGAAGATTTTGAGCGACCCTCAGCATCCCTACACGCAGTCGCTCGTCGCAGCGGCACCGTCGGTCGCAGCAGCGCGTATGCAGCCGGGAGCTTTCTCCCCGAATCAAGGTGAGACCGCCGAGCCTGGCAGCGAGAGCCGAGCTGCGTCGTCGTCCTCCGTGTCTGAAACCGACGCACCGAACCTCGTGGAAGTGCGCAACCTGACCAAGGTGTACCCGGTCCGCGGCGCGAAGGAGGATTTTTACGCCGCGAAGGACGTCAGTTTCGATGTGCCGAAGGGCTCGACGGTTGCGATTGTGGGTGAATCCGGTTCCGGGAAGACGACGACGGCGCGCATGCTGTTGAAGCTCATTGAGCCGACCTCGGGCACCATGACTTTTGATGGTCAGGACATTGCGACGCTCTCGAAGGAGCAGCTGCGCGAATTCCGGCAGCGCGTACAGCCGGTGTTCCAGGACCCGTACTCATCGCTGAACCCGATGTTCACGGTGGGACGCATCATTCAGGAACCGCTCGATACCTATAGGCGAGGCAACGCCAAGGAACGCCGGGCGCGCGTGGGCGAGCTGTTGAAGGAAGTGTCCCTCACCCCCGAGATGGCGCATCGTTACCCGTCTGAGCTTTCGGGTGGACAGAGGCAGCGTGTGGCGATTGCGCGCGCGTTGGCGCTGCAGCCGGACCTGATTGTGTGTGACGAGCCGGTGTCCGCGCTCGACGTGCTGGTGCAGTCGCAGATCCT
Encoded here:
- a CDS encoding acetate/propionate family kinase, whose product is MLILVINSGSSSLKYQVRDTETEEVLTSDLIERIGISEIKDHGQALDIVAASIEEVLGDREIEGVGHRVVHGGERFSEPVLINNEITRAIERLAPLAPLHNPAAVLGIRAITAKWPNLPQVAVFDTAFHRTLPEHVWRYAVPDELYSKFGVRRYGFHGTSHDLVTGLAADYLDVERENFNAVICHLGNGASVTAIKGGVSVDTSMGYTPLEGLVMGTRSGDLDASIVTQLIMREEFTAEEMDTLLNKKSGLLALAGDSDMRAVTDRVGQGDEQAELALTAAAYRLSKYIAGYHVAVGGAQAIVFTAGIGENSIVFRERVCKPLEVLGAKLDPELNAIRSPEVRRISTEDSAITILVAPTNEEAAIAGATAELIA
- a CDS encoding ABC transporter ATP-binding protein, which codes for MTQSSNHFSHDSYGSNDSALQAPTLLEIRDLDVSFSTTYGEVKAVQGASLTVKKGQTVAIVGESGSGKSTTAMAAIGLLAGSGRITGGSITLDGQELTSLPEAKMRAIRGRDIGMVPQDPMSNLNPVTKIGSQIAETLLVHKLATPKNVKEKVFETLRSAGIPNPEKRADQYPHELSGGLRQRALIAIGLACNPRLLIADEPTSALDVTVQQTILDQIQSMTKELGTSVLLITHDLGLAAERASELVVMHRGKVVETGPAQKILSDPQHPYTQSLVAAAPSVAAARMQPGAFSPNQGETAEPGSESRAASSSSVSETDAPNLVEVRNLTKVYPVRGAKEDFYAAKDVSFDVPKGSTVAIVGESGSGKTTTARMLLKLIEPTSGTMTFDGQDIATLSKEQLREFRQRVQPVFQDPYSSLNPMFTVGRIIQEPLDTYRRGNAKERRARVGELLKEVSLTPEMAHRYPSELSGGQRQRVAIARALALQPDLIVCDEPVSALDVLVQSQILKLLGKLQQEFGLSYLFISHDLAVVRLISDYVCVMKDGELVEAATSEEIFTNPRHPYTRKLLASIPGNELKIEVDPDAA